The following are encoded together in the Neofelis nebulosa isolate mNeoNeb1 chromosome 9, mNeoNeb1.pri, whole genome shotgun sequence genome:
- the LBX2 gene encoding transcription factor LBX2 has translation MPCRAEQLGGRVWQVVPGLLSAPPHPVRNTAAGTSTSSRPTAAPGWGLGAQEEGHKGLGPSAGGGSEAGGPDREPRSGAQAAAAPSAAGGGTATAPSAMNSGPEPRTPRTLFSIADILGPRLIPRGPSTSQLPESSPGPTSPLCALEELTSKTFRGFDWHAPEPSEGRAAPSALGPGQAGRRRRKSRTAFTAQQVLELERRFVFQKYLAPSERDRLAARLGLANAQVVTWFQNRRAKLKRDVEEMRADVASLRTLSPEVQCLLSLPDGTPRPVPGRPDSGPHLSEEEIKVD, from the exons ATGCCCTGCCGCGCGGAGCAGCTCGGCGGCCGGGTATGGCAGGTTGTTCCTGGTCTGCTCTCCGCGCCTCCCCACCCTGTTAGAAATACAGCTGCGGGGACATCTACCAGCTCCAGACCCACCGCGGCCccgggatgggggttgggggcgcAGGAGGAGGGGCACAAGGGGCTTGGGCCCAGCGCGGGGGGCGGGTCCGAAGCTGGGGGCCCAGATCGGGAGCCGCGGTCTGGGGCCCAGGCAGCTGCTGCGCCCAGCGCAGCCGGCGGCGGGACCGCCACAGCCCCGTCGGCCATGAACTCGGGACCAGAGCCCCGGACACCCCGGACATTATTTAGCATCGCCGACATCCTAGGCCCACGCCTGATCCCCCGAGGACCCTCTACGTCCCAGCTTCCAGAGTCGAGTCCTGGTCCCACGTCGCCTCTGTGCGCGCTGGAGGAGCTGACTAGTAAAACTTTCCGCGGATTTGACTGGCACGCTCCGGAGCCCTCTGAAG GCCGCGCCGCCCCGAGTGCTCTGGGCCCTGGCCAGGCTGGCCGCAGACGGCGAAAGTCACGCACGGCGTTCACTGCGCAGCAGGTGCTGGAGCTGGAGCGACGCTTCGTCTTCCAGAAGTACCTGGCGCCTTCCGAGCGCGACCGGCTGGCGGCGAGGCTCGGCTTGGCCAACGCACAGGTTGTCACGTGGTTCCAGAACCGGCGAGCCAAGCTCAAGCGCGACGTGGAGGAGATGCGCGCCGACGTGGCCTCGTTGCGCACGCTGTCTCCCGAAGTTCAGTGCCTCCTCTCGCTGCCTGACGGCACCCCACGCCCCGTCCCTGGCCGGCCTGATTCCGGACCCCACCTGTCAGAAGAGGAGATAAAGGTGGACTAA
- the TTC31 gene encoding tetratricopeptide repeat protein 31 isoform X1 yields MAPIPKTVGRIKLDCPLRSGCPLEVAAVPKLCKEFGPEDYGAEDIVDFLRRLVESDPQGLHRIHVDGSSGRLQLWHHDYLLDHFCDEAKTPGQSDRDKGAEGLGTYCGLRKSFLYPPQGSEPCEPCPHFPSASASASGGSDSLLEVAMPQKLLLTEEEANHLAEELVAEEERLKQKAEKKRLKKKRQKDRRRQERLEQEGGEPKLKATPDRDGSPPSSPGNPAQGQCGEEEDLLDLSSTFVSLALRKVGDWPPSARRDKGLSQEPRGKSLGPQEKMGQEEGSSPIEERPRQTPKAEASPGLPAAALQQSQELAKLGTSLAQNGFYHKAVFLFTEALKLNPRDHRLFGNRSFCHERLGQPMWALADAQVALTLQPGWPRGLFRLGKALMGLQRFEEAAAVFQETLRGGSQPDAARELHSCLLHLALQNQRGGIRVPHLTTGFPQPFSHAEPGTTSLPSVSRPPSTAPRAPGLLSLPLRFPPCHLSHPNWTLPQIQTRRPHPLQDPSKGSGVLGLGPQHLPQAR; encoded by the exons ATGGCGCCGATTCCGAAGACTGTGGGGCGGATAAAGCTAG ACTGTCCTCTGCGGTCTGGCTGTCCGCTGGAGGTCGCTGCTGTCCCCAAACTCTGCAAGGAATTCGGTCCTGAAGACTACGGCGCAGAG gacATAGTGGATTTTCTTCGACGGCTTGTGGAGAGTGATCCCCAGGGCCTGCACCGGATCCATGTGGATGGGAGCAGCGGGCGGCTGCAGCTGTGGCACCATG ATTACCTCTTGGACCATTTCTGTGATGAGGCTAAAACACCTggacagagtgacagagacaaAGGGGCCGAGGGACTGGGCACCTACTGTGGTCTCCGAAAGTCCTTCCTGTATCCTCCCCAAGGGTCTGAGCCCTGTGAGCCCTGCCCTCatttcccctctgcctctgcaTCTGCCTCCGGTGGCTCAGACAGCCTACTTGAGGTGGCCATGCCCCAGAAACTCCTGCTGACTGAAGAG gaagccaaCCACCTGGCTGAGGAGCTGGTGGCTGAGGAGGAGCGCCTgaaacagaaagcagagaagaaacGACTCAAGAAGAAG CGTCAAAAGGATCGCAGGCGACAGGAACGCTTGGAGCAGGAGGGTGGGGAGCCCAAG CTCAAGGCCACCCCAGATAGAGATGGGAGCCCCCCATCTAGCCCCGGGAACCCTGCTCAGGGACAGTGTGGTGAGGAAGAG GACTTACTGGATCTATCTAGCACTTTCGTGTCTCTGGCTTTGCGCAAGGTTGGGGATTGGCCCCCCAGTGCCCGCAGAGACAAGGGACTGAGCCAGGAGCCCCGAGGCAAAAGTCTGGGCCCCCAAGAGAAGATGGGCCAGGAGGAAGGGAGCTCTCCAATAGAAGAAAGGCCCAGGCAGACCCCTAAGGCAGAG GCATCTCCAGGACTACCGGCAGCTGCCTTACAGCAGAGCCAGGAGCTGGCAA agctgGGTACCAGCTTGGCCCAAAATGGTTTCTACCACAAGGCTGTGTTTCTTTTTACCGAGGCCTTGAAGCTCAACCCTCGGGATCATCG GTTATTTGGAAACCGCTCTTTCTGCCATGAACGGCTGGGTCAACCAATGTGGGCCCTGGCTGATGCCCAGGTGGCCCTTACTCTGCAACCTGGCTGGCCCCGAGGCCTCTTCCGCCTGGGCAAGGCCTTGATGGGACTGCAG CGTTTTGAAGAGGCAGCTGCTGTGTTCCAGGAGACTCTGAGAGGCGGCTCCCAGCCTGACGCAGCCCGGGAGCTCCACTCTTGCCTTCTGCACCTCGCCCTG cAGAATCAGCGAGGAGGAATCCGGGTACCACATCTGACAACTGGGTTCCCGCAACCATTTTCCCATGCTGAGCCAGGCACCACAAGCCTCCCGTCTGTCAGTCGCCCTCCAAGCACTGCTCCAAGAGCTCCTGGCCTTCTGTCTCTACCCTTGCGTTTTCCCCCATGTCATCTGAGCCACCCCAACTGGACCCTGCCCCAAATTCAGACTAGAAGACCGCACCCTCTCCAGGACCCCTCAAAGGGCTCTGGTGTGCTAGGACTTGGGCCCCAGCATCTACCTCAGGCCAGATGA
- the TTC31 gene encoding tetratricopeptide repeat protein 31 isoform X2, translating to MAPIPKTVGRIKLDCPLRSGCPLEVAAVPKLCKEFGPEDYGAEDIVDFLRRLVESDPQGLHRIHVDGSSGRLQLWHHDYLLDHFCDEAKTPGQSDRDKGAEGLGTYCGLRKSFLYPPQGSEPCEPCPHFPSASASASGGSDSLLEVAMPQKLLLTEEEANHLAEELVAEEERLKQKAEKKRLKKKRQKDRRRQERLEQEGGEPKLKATPDRDGSPPSSPGNPAQGQCGEEEDLLDLSSTFVSLALRKVGDWPPSARRDKGLSQEPRGKSLGPQEKMGQEEGSSPIEERPRQTPKAEASPGLPAAALQQSQELAKLGTSLAQNGFYHKAVFLFTEALKLNPRDHRLFGNRSFCHERLGQPMWALADAQVALTLQPGWPRGLFRLGKALMGLQRFEEAAAVFQETLRGGSQPDAARELHSCLLHLALNQRGGIRVPHLTTGFPQPFSHAEPGTTSLPSVSRPPSTAPRAPGLLSLPLRFPPCHLSHPNWTLPQIQTRRPHPLQDPSKGSGVLGLGPQHLPQAR from the exons ATGGCGCCGATTCCGAAGACTGTGGGGCGGATAAAGCTAG ACTGTCCTCTGCGGTCTGGCTGTCCGCTGGAGGTCGCTGCTGTCCCCAAACTCTGCAAGGAATTCGGTCCTGAAGACTACGGCGCAGAG gacATAGTGGATTTTCTTCGACGGCTTGTGGAGAGTGATCCCCAGGGCCTGCACCGGATCCATGTGGATGGGAGCAGCGGGCGGCTGCAGCTGTGGCACCATG ATTACCTCTTGGACCATTTCTGTGATGAGGCTAAAACACCTggacagagtgacagagacaaAGGGGCCGAGGGACTGGGCACCTACTGTGGTCTCCGAAAGTCCTTCCTGTATCCTCCCCAAGGGTCTGAGCCCTGTGAGCCCTGCCCTCatttcccctctgcctctgcaTCTGCCTCCGGTGGCTCAGACAGCCTACTTGAGGTGGCCATGCCCCAGAAACTCCTGCTGACTGAAGAG gaagccaaCCACCTGGCTGAGGAGCTGGTGGCTGAGGAGGAGCGCCTgaaacagaaagcagagaagaaacGACTCAAGAAGAAG CGTCAAAAGGATCGCAGGCGACAGGAACGCTTGGAGCAGGAGGGTGGGGAGCCCAAG CTCAAGGCCACCCCAGATAGAGATGGGAGCCCCCCATCTAGCCCCGGGAACCCTGCTCAGGGACAGTGTGGTGAGGAAGAG GACTTACTGGATCTATCTAGCACTTTCGTGTCTCTGGCTTTGCGCAAGGTTGGGGATTGGCCCCCCAGTGCCCGCAGAGACAAGGGACTGAGCCAGGAGCCCCGAGGCAAAAGTCTGGGCCCCCAAGAGAAGATGGGCCAGGAGGAAGGGAGCTCTCCAATAGAAGAAAGGCCCAGGCAGACCCCTAAGGCAGAG GCATCTCCAGGACTACCGGCAGCTGCCTTACAGCAGAGCCAGGAGCTGGCAA agctgGGTACCAGCTTGGCCCAAAATGGTTTCTACCACAAGGCTGTGTTTCTTTTTACCGAGGCCTTGAAGCTCAACCCTCGGGATCATCG GTTATTTGGAAACCGCTCTTTCTGCCATGAACGGCTGGGTCAACCAATGTGGGCCCTGGCTGATGCCCAGGTGGCCCTTACTCTGCAACCTGGCTGGCCCCGAGGCCTCTTCCGCCTGGGCAAGGCCTTGATGGGACTGCAG CGTTTTGAAGAGGCAGCTGCTGTGTTCCAGGAGACTCTGAGAGGCGGCTCCCAGCCTGACGCAGCCCGGGAGCTCCACTCTTGCCTTCTGCACCTCGCCCTG AATCAGCGAGGAGGAATCCGGGTACCACATCTGACAACTGGGTTCCCGCAACCATTTTCCCATGCTGAGCCAGGCACCACAAGCCTCCCGTCTGTCAGTCGCCCTCCAAGCACTGCTCCAAGAGCTCCTGGCCTTCTGTCTCTACCCTTGCGTTTTCCCCCATGTCATCTGAGCCACCCCAACTGGACCCTGCCCCAAATTCAGACTAGAAGACCGCACCCTCTCCAGGACCCCTCAAAGGGCTCTGGTGTGCTAGGACTTGGGCCCCAGCATCTACCTCAGGCCAGATGA
- the TTC31 gene encoding tetratricopeptide repeat protein 31 isoform X3, whose protein sequence is MPQKLLLTEEEANHLAEELVAEEERLKQKAEKKRLKKKRQKDRRRQERLEQEGGEPKLKATPDRDGSPPSSPGNPAQGQCGEEEDLLDLSSTFVSLALRKVGDWPPSARRDKGLSQEPRGKSLGPQEKMGQEEGSSPIEERPRQTPKAEASPGLPAAALQQSQELAKLGTSLAQNGFYHKAVFLFTEALKLNPRDHRLFGNRSFCHERLGQPMWALADAQVALTLQPGWPRGLFRLGKALMGLQRFEEAAAVFQETLRGGSQPDAARELHSCLLHLALQNQRGGIRVPHLTTGFPQPFSHAEPGTTSLPSVSRPPSTAPRAPGLLSLPLRFPPCHLSHPNWTLPQIQTRRPHPLQDPSKGSGVLGLGPQHLPQAR, encoded by the exons ATGCCCCAGAAACTCCTGCTGACTGAAGAG gaagccaaCCACCTGGCTGAGGAGCTGGTGGCTGAGGAGGAGCGCCTgaaacagaaagcagagaagaaacGACTCAAGAAGAAG CGTCAAAAGGATCGCAGGCGACAGGAACGCTTGGAGCAGGAGGGTGGGGAGCCCAAG CTCAAGGCCACCCCAGATAGAGATGGGAGCCCCCCATCTAGCCCCGGGAACCCTGCTCAGGGACAGTGTGGTGAGGAAGAG GACTTACTGGATCTATCTAGCACTTTCGTGTCTCTGGCTTTGCGCAAGGTTGGGGATTGGCCCCCCAGTGCCCGCAGAGACAAGGGACTGAGCCAGGAGCCCCGAGGCAAAAGTCTGGGCCCCCAAGAGAAGATGGGCCAGGAGGAAGGGAGCTCTCCAATAGAAGAAAGGCCCAGGCAGACCCCTAAGGCAGAG GCATCTCCAGGACTACCGGCAGCTGCCTTACAGCAGAGCCAGGAGCTGGCAA agctgGGTACCAGCTTGGCCCAAAATGGTTTCTACCACAAGGCTGTGTTTCTTTTTACCGAGGCCTTGAAGCTCAACCCTCGGGATCATCG GTTATTTGGAAACCGCTCTTTCTGCCATGAACGGCTGGGTCAACCAATGTGGGCCCTGGCTGATGCCCAGGTGGCCCTTACTCTGCAACCTGGCTGGCCCCGAGGCCTCTTCCGCCTGGGCAAGGCCTTGATGGGACTGCAG CGTTTTGAAGAGGCAGCTGCTGTGTTCCAGGAGACTCTGAGAGGCGGCTCCCAGCCTGACGCAGCCCGGGAGCTCCACTCTTGCCTTCTGCACCTCGCCCTG cAGAATCAGCGAGGAGGAATCCGGGTACCACATCTGACAACTGGGTTCCCGCAACCATTTTCCCATGCTGAGCCAGGCACCACAAGCCTCCCGTCTGTCAGTCGCCCTCCAAGCACTGCTCCAAGAGCTCCTGGCCTTCTGTCTCTACCCTTGCGTTTTCCCCCATGTCATCTGAGCCACCCCAACTGGACCCTGCCCCAAATTCAGACTAGAAGACCGCACCCTCTCCAGGACCCCTCAAAGGGCTCTGGTGTGCTAGGACTTGGGCCCCAGCATCTACCTCAGGCCAGATGA